One Candidatus Zixiibacteriota bacterium DNA window includes the following coding sequences:
- a CDS encoding HTH domain-containing protein, which produces MKAVRDIERRLKQKEEEALRLKSELDKVQSAIEAYRETLKILQKGVSAGNGSDIRPKSKVGRALQILRDAGKPLHVSEILRALGEDHKNKQARASLSGSLGVYVRNGQVFTRPSPNTFGLMEFDGEDQSSSSADVESV; this is translated from the coding sequence ATGAAAGCCGTACGAGATATCGAGAGGCGTCTGAAACAGAAAGAGGAAGAAGCCCTACGACTTAAGAGCGAATTGGATAAGGTGCAATCGGCAATCGAGGCCTATCGAGAGACGCTTAAGATTCTCCAGAAGGGGGTCAGTGCGGGCAACGGTTCTGACATCAGACCCAAGAGCAAGGTCGGGCGAGCGCTACAGATTCTTCGTGATGCTGGGAAGCCACTCCACGTGTCCGAGATTCTTCGTGCGCTCGGAGAGGATCACAAGAACAAGCAGGCGCGGGCGTCTCTGAGTGGCTCACTTGGTGTGTATGTGCGTAATGGTCAAGTATTTACGAGACCATCACCCAATACATTCGGTTTGATGGAATTCGACGGCGAAGATCAATCGTCGAGCAGTGCTGACGTTGAATCAGTATAG
- a CDS encoding DinB family protein, producing the protein MFRKIEDFLTTWEHESQATQKLFDALTDASLAQPVARDHRTLGRMAWHIAATIPEMMGLTGLKLAGPAPQDGVPAQATKIRQAFHDASRSLAEQIKSNWSDESLTVTDPMYGETWARGSTLFGLVAHQCHHRGQMTVLMRQAGLKVPGVYGPSYEEWAGYGAEPPAI; encoded by the coding sequence ATGTTTCGCAAGATCGAGGATTTCCTCACGACATGGGAGCACGAATCGCAAGCGACGCAGAAATTGTTCGACGCGCTGACCGATGCATCGCTGGCGCAGCCGGTCGCCCGGGATCATCGCACGCTGGGACGAATGGCGTGGCATATCGCCGCCACCATCCCGGAGATGATGGGGCTGACCGGGCTGAAGCTGGCCGGACCCGCGCCCCAAGACGGTGTCCCGGCGCAGGCGACTAAGATCCGGCAGGCGTTCCACGACGCATCGCGTTCGCTCGCGGAGCAGATCAAGTCGAACTGGAGCGATGAATCGCTGACAGTCACCGATCCGATGTACGGGGAGACATGGGCGCGCGGTTCGACACTCTTCGGATTGGTCGCCCATCAGTGCCATCATCGCGGCCAGATGACCGTGCTGATGCGTCAGGCGGGGCTGAAAGTGCCGGGCGTTTATGGCCCCTCATATGAGGAGTGGGCCGGCTACGGCGCCGAACCGCCGGCGATATAG